tcctgtaTGTGCATCAAAAAAGTAAAGATGAATGTTCTTTGAGTTCCTTGCCATTTGAGGATTTTCAATTTTACCAAGTAGTTTTAAAAGGGCTTCAGAACAAATTAATCAATACATACATACACTAACACATAACAAATCAAAAAATGTTAATGCGCCTTCAGTTACCAACAGCTGGAATTACTTTTATTACCACAAATGAAAGTGAAATAATCCTTTCAGATTTTGGAAAAAATGGGTTGGAAGAGAAAGTTTGATCCCATACCAGTTACTATTGTTTGCTTCCAATATTTTGATCAGCAAATACAATTGATTGTTTCTATTTCCACTTATTGATCCCCTTAAGACAGAGTTCTTCAGCATCAGAATCAGAAAAGAACCAAATAAGTGAAAGATACTAAAGTAAATTTGACTCTAATTCAGTTCAAAGCACAGAAGCAAGCACACGAAAATACACTTGGTGGAGGGTGAATTTATAGGAGAGAAATTTTGCTTACAGGATAGTAGGAGCCTTCAaaataatttgaattgaaattgaaattgagattGGGGTCCGAATCCATCTGTAAAGCAAACTAAATAGCTGTTAATGGCAGCATGAAGGAAGATGACGAAGAGCCTTGGGGAGTGTCAACCCACGCAATTGCTGATTGTTGCTGATTGCATATAGAGACAAAACCCTTTCTTCACAAATCCTTGAGCTTCTGGCGAAAAAAGCGTCACAACCTGGCCAGAGACGGAATCCGTATGCAAGCAATCCAGACTGAACGCACCTAACTGAGTAGGAGGGGGAAGGCTAAGCCACCGGCGGCGTGATGACGGAAGTGTTGCAACGTCGACCGTGATGCAATTGTGTGACAACATGGGCCATCAGCACATGGGCCATTGTGTTgtgtgagaaaaaaaaagaaaaatgtagttgtcccaaaaaaaaaatggctcgTGAACAGTAACCAGGATTTTAAAATTTAGGATAGAAGATTTAAGGAAGAACCTTGGGTGAATAAACATAAGGGCATTGAGAAGGTATCTTTGTAAGAAGTACCTGCATGGGAGTTAGAGGTGCAGTTGTCGCTGCAATCATGCCCACTATTTCACAATATGAAATGTCACTACTCTTGGCCATGACTGCCATGAGTTCAGCAACCTATAATGAAcaagaataaattatttttgctTTTGGGTAACAATTACTCACCAAGTTGAAAATCAATATGCAGTCACAATTTTAGATTGAGAGAAGAAAGAATTGATAGAGAGAAAGATATTTACAATTAGCGCCACACAAAAGATCAATCACACCATACCAGTACATATATAATGATTCAAAAGAGGCAACAATCAGCCTCTAAATAAATAGCTGC
This is a stretch of genomic DNA from Lotus japonicus ecotype B-129 chromosome 1, LjGifu_v1.2. It encodes these proteins:
- the LOC130727911 gene encoding uncharacterized protein LOC130727911 isoform X1, coding for MLSHNCITVDVATLPSSRRRWLSLPPPTQLGAFSLDCLHTDSVSGQVVTLFSPEAQGFVKKGFCLYMQSATISNCMDSDPNLNFNFNSNYFEGSYYPNSVLRGSISGNRNNQLYLLIKILEANNSNWNEEEENQLVRWPPIKSWRKKKLHPQHPVGGQIRNERMQANENQSRGSNSLYVKANMEGVPVGRLINFRVFNSYQTLTDMLVSMFIRCMIRNIYRCVAQQYNLINFSLYFYSKVSCQVSNV